One window of Athalia rosae chromosome 2, iyAthRosa1.1, whole genome shotgun sequence genomic DNA carries:
- the LOC105686627 gene encoding transmembrane protein 14C produces the protein MTLDIPGLAYAATVAAGGIMGYVKSNSIPSLGAGLLFGTILGFGAYQTSQNPNNYGVLLGTSATLGGIMGYRFYNTGKIMPAGLITLMSSAMVIRLLIRHFTATVTETKHQ, from the exons atgACTCTCGACATTCCTGGGCTTGCTTATGCTGCAACCGTGGCCGCAGGTGGTATAATGGGCTACGTGAAATCCA ATTCAATTCCATCACTGGGTGCTGGTCTTCTATTTGGAACAATTTTGGGTTTTGGAGCCTATCAGACATCACAGAACCCAAACAACTATGGCGTTTTACTAGGAACTAGCGCTACTCTCGGTGGCATAATGGGTTACAGATTCTACAATACTGGGAAAATTATGCCAGCTGGTTTAATCACACTTATGAG CTCTGCAATGGTAATTCGATTGCTCATTAGGCATTTTACAGCCACAGTGACAGAAACAAAGCATCAGTGA
- the LOC105686621 gene encoding clavesin-1, which translates to MGMGGQQPVEEYECGLSLETQTAARTELREDDKTREHALEQLRQWVLKHPTIKNCRTDAVFLLRFLRTKKFSVPLAQDMLERYLTIRQLYPNWFQNLDINDPAMEAIIDSGYLVPLPQRDHHGRQVILSCAGRFDPYKFTSAQMARAHSLVVETLMDEEENQVHGYSHVNDESGLTMGHLSAWSLTDIRNMLRCIQNSTPMRHKETHFINIPSYATKIIEFAVSLLNDKLKGRVLVHKNLEELKQAIDAKILPKEYGGEIPMADMIATFKRTLRAKRDELKALDDMYIEISPKENCTTTSEGLGGISGSFRKLEVD; encoded by the exons ATGGGGATGGGAGGACAACAACCGGTGGAGGAGTACGAGTGCGGTTTGAGTTTGGAAACGCAGACTGCCGCTAGGACGGAACTCAGAGAGGACGATAAAACCAGGGAACACGCCTTAGAGCAGCTGAGACAATGGGTCCTGAAACAcccaacgataaaaaattgccGCACAGACGCGGTTTTTCTTCTCAGATTTTTACGAACGAAGAAATTCAGCGTACCTTTGGCCCAGGACATGCTCGAACGGTATCTCACCATCAGACAACTTTACCCAAACTGGTTCCAAAATTTGGATATCAACGATCCTGCCATGGAGGCAATTATCGATAGTGGATATCTGGTGCCTCTGCCACAAAGGGACCATCACGGTCGTCAGGTCATCCTTTCGTGTGCCG GACGATTCGATCCGTACAAATTCACATCGGCCCAAATGGCGCGAGCACATAGTTTGGTGGTTGAAACTTTGATGGATGAAGAGGAAAATCAAGTACACGGATACAGCCACGTGAACGATGAATCTGGACTGACGATGGGTCATCTCAGCGCATGGTCACTGACAGATATCAGAAATATGCTAAGGTGCATCCAAAACAGCACACCTATGCGACACAAGGAAACTCATTTCATCAATATCCCAAGCTACGCTACGAAGATCATAGAATTTGCAGTTTCGCTTCTCAACGACAAACTCAAAGGGCGCGTTTTG GTGCACAAAAATCTTGAAGAACTAAAACAAGCCATCGACGCTAAAATATTACCAAAAGAATACGGAGGTGAAATCCCAATGGCGGATATGATCG CAACTTTCAAAAGGACCTTACGCGCAAAACGAGACGAGCTGAAAGCTCTGGACGACATGTACATCGAAATCTCGCCGAAGGAAAACTGCACGACAACAAGCGAAGGTCTGGGTGGTATTTCGGGATCATTCCGAAAGCTGGAGGTTGATTAG